From the genome of Rhizobium sp. ZPR4:
CTTATCGGCCAGCAGGGGAAGCGCGGCCTTGAATATCTGGACTATCTGGGCCGAACGGTTCCCTGGTGATCCGTCGCCAACGCAGCACATGAGCCTTGAGGCATTGCTAGGCCGGAGGCGGCTCCAGGCCGCTTCGGCTGACGATTGTTCGGCGGATCGCCGAATACATAACGGAAATGAATCGAAGCTGGCCGACCGATTCAAAACACTCGTTGGACCGCAGCCGCGTGATCGACGATTCTTCCGGCATGCTCACTCAGCCCTATCATCTCTACATCGAACGCACCAATGCTGCGAAGAACATGGCCCGCTACTACGCGCTGGAGATATCGACGACATTGTTCGGGGACACCTGTCTCACCCGACGCTGGGGCCGCATAGGTTTCAGCGGACAGACGATGGCGCATCATTTCGAGGATGAGAGGGATGCCGTCAGAATGTTTCTCGCGCTGACGCGGCAGAAACGGGCGAAAGGCTACCGCCCATGCCCACTACAAGGCAGGGCGCTCAGATGAATTCTCATCGCGCCCGAGTGCACTACCCGAGATCTCGGGTAGTGACGTGTCCATAATG
Proteins encoded in this window:
- a CDS encoding WGR domain-containing protein gives rise to the protein MLTQPYHLYIERTNAAKNMARYYALEISTTLFGDTCLTRRWGRIGFSGQTMAHHFEDERDAVRMFLALTRQKRAKGYRPCPLQGRALR